A window from Branchiostoma lanceolatum isolate klBraLanc5 chromosome 9, klBraLanc5.hap2, whole genome shotgun sequence encodes these proteins:
- the LOC136442688 gene encoding zinc finger protein 761-like has protein sequence MRRNISKCEQGDHSVARKDALDQHKAHRGANKPYRSEECGYRTAKRSHILQNMRKHTDEKTYSCDQCDFSSKWKLSLDNHMVKHTGEKPYMCRECGFRAAYRSHLTTHMRIHTGEKPYKCEQCDYSAAIKSNLDRHMTKHTGDKPYICGECGFRTADRSTLSRHMRKHTGEKPYKCDQCDYSSAGKSYLNKHMAKHTVDKPYLCRECGFRATDRSHLTTHMRKHAEDKPYKCDQCDYSCARKGHLGKHRAQHTGEKPFMCGECGYRTEYRSVLTRHMRTHTGEKTFKCDQCDYSAAQKWNLDQHMAKHTGDKPYMCGECGYRTASRSHLVKHMRRHTGEKPYRCDQCEYSATTQHDLDRHKLKHTGEKPYKCDQCDYSAAQKCNLDRHMAKHCGEKPYMCEECGYRTADSCHLSVHMRTHSGVKPYKCDQCDYSAAQKGNLDVHVLFKNTVEKNKLKRKVVL, from the coding sequence atgagaCGAAATATTAGTAAATGTGAGCAGGGCGACCACTCTGTAGCAAGGAAAGACGCTTTGGACCAACACAAGGCACACCGCGGCGCTAACAAGCCTTACAGGTCtgaggagtgcggatacaggacagcaAAAAGGTCTCACATATTGCAAAATATGAGGAAACATACAGATGAAAAAACTTACAgttgtgatcagtgtgacttttcTTCCAAGTGGAAGCTCAGTCTGGATAACCACATGGtgaaacacactggagaaaaaccctacatgtgtaggGAGTGTGGGTTTAGGGCGGCTTACAGATCTCACCTAACCACACACATGCGTATacatacaggggagaaaccctacaaatgtgaacagtgcgactattctgctgcaatcAAAAGTAATTTAGACCGACATATGACTAAGCACaccggagacaaaccctacatttgTGGGGAGTGCGGTTTCAGGACGGCTGACAGGTCTACCCTATCCCggcatatgagaaaacatacaggtgagaaaccttacaaatgtgaccaatgtgactattcCTCTGCAGGAAAAAGTTATTTAAAcaaacacatggctaaacacaccgtAGATAAACCCTACCTGTGTAGAGAGTGCGGGTTCAGGGCGACTGACAGATCTCACCTAACCacacatatgagaaaacatgcagaagacaaaccctacaaatgtgaccaatgtgactattctTGTGCACGAAAAGGCCATCTGGGCAAGCACAGGGCtcaacacactggtgaaaaacccttcatgtgtggagagtgcgggtacaggacagagTACAGATCTGTTCTcaccagacatatgagaacacatacaggtgagaaaaccttcaaatgtgaccagtgtgactattctgctgcacagaaatggaATTTAGACCAACACATGGCAAagcacactggagacaaaccctacatgtgtggggagtgcggatacaggacagctagTAGGTCCCACCTGGTCAAGCATATGAGAagacataccggtgagaaaccctacaggtgtgatcAATGCGAATATTCTGCTACAACGCAACACGATTTAGATCGACACAAGCTTAAACATAccggggaaaaaccctacaagtgtgaccagtgtgactattctgctgcacaaaaatgcaatttagatcgacacatggctaaacactgtggagaaaaaccctacatgtgtgaagaGTGTGGATATAGAACGGCCGACAGTTGTCACCTATCCGTGCATATGAGAACACATTCAGGTGTtaaaccctataaatgtgaccagtgtgactattctgctgcacaaaaaGGTAATTTAGACGTTCACGTGCTGTTTAAAAACACAGTGGAGAAAAATAAGTTAAAGAGGAAAGTTGTACTATAG
- the LOC136442306 gene encoding zinc finger protein 782-like has product MDKSSGEFPLEERVAGHPGNETNSRVNETGAREQQDKEIGILYAQTTGQMDSIIAQDALDATCSCEVCGFRAAYKSQLTRHMRKHTGEKPHKGQKPYKCDQCDYSAARKGTLDNHMRTHTGEKPYRCNQCDYSASQKATLDYHMRTHTGEKPYKCNQCNYSAAQKGSLDLHMKKHTGEKPYKCDQCNYSAALKCSLDRHMATHTGDKPYMCGECGYRTADSSHLSVHMRTHSGVKPYKCDQCDYSAAQKGNLNVHVLKHSGEKPYMCGECWFRTTTKRNLSEHMRTHTGEKPFKCSQCEYSSARGKDLKRHILKHTRETPACAGSAVTGQLTAQPLQYI; this is encoded by the coding sequence ATGGACAAGTCAAGCGGTGAGTTTCCTCTTGAAGAACGGGTCGCCGGGCATCCTGGAAACGAGACAAACAGCAGAGTGAACGAGACGGGCGCGAGAGAACAACAGGATAAGGAGATTGGGATTCTATACGCGCAAACAACAGGGCAGATGGACAGTATAATAGCACAAGATGCTTTGGATGCAACCTGCAGTTGCGAAGTGTGCGGTTTCAGGGCGGCTTACAAGTCTCAGCTAACTAGGCATATGAGGAAGCATACAGGCGAGAAACCCCATAAAGGAcagaagccctacaaatgtgaccagtgcgactattctgctgcacggaaaggcactttagacaACCATATGAGAacgcatacaggtgagaaaccctacagatgtaaccagtgtgactattctgcttcgCAGAAAGCGACTTTAGACTaccatatgagaacacatacaggtgagaaaccctacaaatgtaaccagtgtAACTATTCTGCTGCTCAGAAAGGCAGTTTAGACCTTCATATGAAAAAgcatacaggggagaaaccctacaaatgtgaccagtgtaacTACTCTGCTGCATTAAAATGCAgtttagaccgacacatggctacacacactggagacaaaccctacatgtgtggagagtgcgggtacaggacggccGACAGTTCTCACCTATCCGTGCATATGAGAACACATTCAGGTGTtaaaccctataaatgtgaccagtgtgactattctgctgcacaaaaaGGTAATTTAAACGTACACGTCCTTAAACACagtggagaaaaaccctacatgtgtggagagtgttgGTTCAGAACGACTACAAAACGTAAtctatccgaacatatgagaactcatacaggtgagaaaccgttCAAATGTAGCCAGTGTGAATATTCTTCGGCACGGGGAAAGGATTTGAAACGTCACATTCTTAAACATACCAGAGAAACCCCtgcatgtgcggggagtgcggtTACAGGACAGCTTACAGCGCAACCTTTACagtacatatga
- the LOC136442305 gene encoding zinc finger protein 782-like, whose translation MDKSSGEFPLEERVAGHPGNETNSRVNETGAREQQDKEIGILYAQTTGQMDSIIAQDALDATCSCEVCGFRAAYKSQLTRHMRKHTGEKPHKGQKPYKCDQCDYSAARKGTLDNHMRTHTGEKPYRCNQCDYSASQKATLDYHMRTHTGEKPYKCNQCNYSAAQKGSLDLHMKKHTGEKPYKCDQCNYSAALKCSLDRHMATHTGDKPYMCGECRYRTADSSHLSVHMRTHSGVKPYKCDQCDYSAAQKGNLDVHVLKHSGEKPYMCGECWFRTTTKRNLSEHMRTHTGEKPFKCSQCEYSSARGKDLKRHILKHTRETPACAGSAVTGQLTEQPLQYI comes from the coding sequence ATGGACAAGTCAAGCGGTGAGTTTCCTCTTGAAGAACGGGTCGCCGGGCATCCTGGAAACGAGACTAACAGCAGAGTGAACGAGACGGGCGCGAGAGAACAACAGGATAAGGAGATTGGGATTCTATACGCGCAAACAACAGGGCAGATGGACAGTATAATAGCACAAGATGCTTTGGATGCAACCTGCAGTTGCGAAGTGTGCGGTTTCAGGGCGGCTTACAAGTCTCAGCTAACTAGGCATATGAGGAAGCATACAGGCGAGAAACCCCATAAAGGAcagaagccctacaaatgtgaccagtgcgactattctgctgcacggaaaggcactttagacaACCATATGAGAacgcatacaggtgagaaaccctacagatgtaaccagtgtgactattctgcttcgCAGAAAGCGACTTTAGACTaccatatgagaacacatacaggtgagaaaccctacaaatgtaaccagtgtAACTATTCTGCTGCTCAGAAAGGCAGTTTAGACCTTCATATGAAAAAgcatacaggggagaaaccctacaaatgtgaccagtgtaacTACTCTGCTGCATTAAAATGCAgtttagaccgacacatggctacacacactggagacaaaccctacatgtgtggagagtgccgGTACAGGACGGCCGACAGTTCTCACCTATCCGTGCATATGAGAACACATTCAGGTGTtaaaccctataaatgtgaccagtgtgactattctgctgcacaaaaaGGTAATTTAGACGTACACGTCCTTAAACACagtggagaaaaaccctacatgtgtggagagtgttgGTTCAGAACGACTACAAAACGTAAtctatccgaacatatgagaactcatacaggtgagaaaccgttCAAATGTAGCCAGTGTGAATATTCTTCGGCACGGGGAAAGGATTTGAAACGTCACATTCTTAAACATACCAGAGAAACCCCtgcatgtgcggggagtgcggtTACAGGACAGCTTACAGAGCAACCTTTACAGTACATCTGA
- the LOC136442689 gene encoding gastrula zinc finger protein XlCGF57.1-like has product MDEPSSGVPLEELDTEHPGNETNNRGNETVTTGQQDNESEILSKETCGFNPPPHQTEDSSQVFAQTRTEHVQMDSIIAQDALDKSYSCEVCGFRVAYKSQLTKHMRKHTGERPYKCDHCDYSAAKKSTLDNHISKHTGEKPYKCDQCDYASAHKGHLGQHMAKHTGEKPFMCGECGYRTEYRSRLTVHMRRHTGDKPYKCKQCNYSAAQKCTLDNHMRTHTGEKPYKCDQCDYSAATKGHVDQHVMAKHTEDKPYMCGECGYRTEYRFRLTVHMRRHTGDKPYKCNQCDYSASQKATLDYHMRTHTGEKPYKCNQCNYSAAQKGSLDLHMKKHTGEKPYKCDQCDERLFGPTRHG; this is encoded by the coding sequence ATGGACGAGCCAAGCAGTGGGGTTCCTCTTGAAGAACTGGACACCGAgcatcctgggaacgagacaaaCAACAGAGGGAACGAGACTGTCACGACAGGACAACAGGACAATGAGAGTGAGATCCTGTCAAAAGAGACGTGCGGTTTTAACCCTCCCCCGCACCAGACCGAAGACTCATCACAAGTATTCGCGCAAACTCGAACAGAACATGTACAGATGGACAGTATAATAGCACAAGATGCTTTGGATAAATCCTACAGTTGCGAGGTGTGCGGTTTCAGGGTGGCTTACAAGTCTCAGCTAACCAAACACATGAGAAAGCATACAGGGGagagaccctacaaatgtgaccattgtgactattctgctgcaaaaAAAAGCACGTTAGACAACCATATTAGCAagcatacaggagagaaaccctacaaatgtgaccaatgtgactatGCTAGTGCACACAAAGGCCATCTGGGccaacacatggctaaacatactggagaaaaacccttcatgtgtggagagtgcgggtacagaacgGAGTACAGATCTCGTCTGACAGTACATATGAGGCGTCATACAGGTGataaaccctacaaatgtaaacaatgtaactattctgctgcacagaaatgcaCGTTAGACAACCATATGAGAacgcatacaggtgagaaaccctacaaatgtgaccagtgtgactattctgctgccacGAAAGGTCATGTGGACCAACACgtcatggctaaacacactgaagacaaaccctacatgtgtggggagtgcgggtacaggacggaATACAGATTTCGTCTGACAGTACATATGAGGCGTCATACAGGTGataaaccctacaaatgtaaccagtgtgactattctgcttcgCAGAAAGCGACTTTAGACTaccatatgagaacacatacaggtgagaaaccctacaaatgtaaccagtgtAACTATTCTGCTGCTCAGAAAGGCAGTTTAGACCTTCATATGAAaaagcatacaggtgagaaaccctacaaatgtgaccagtgtgacgaAAGGTTATTTGGACCGACACgtcatggctaa
- the LOC136442289 gene encoding zinc finger protein 431-like yields the protein MDVSSDGFPLEERPSGYPGNETNSRVNETGAREQQDKEIGILYAQTTGQMDSIIAQDALDASCSCEVCGYRVAYKSQLTKHMRKHTGEKPYKCDLCDYSAAQKCSIDQHMATHTGEKPYMCDQCDYSASQKGSLDRHKGKHKGQKPYKCKQCDYSAALKRTLHQHMATHTGEKPYMCGECGYRTASRSAISRHMRTHRGEKPYKCDQCDYSAARKGTLDNHMRTHTGEKPYRCNQCDYSASQIATLDYHKRTHTGEKPYKCNQCNYSAAQKGSLDLHMKKHTGEKPYKCDQCNYSAALKGSLDRHMATHTGDKPYMCGECGYRTADSSHLSVHMRTHSGVKPYKCDQCDYSAAQKGNLDVHVLKHSGEKPYMCGECWFRTTTKRNLSEHMRTHTGEKPFKCSQCDYSSARGKDLKRHILKHTRETPACAGSAVTGQLTEQPLQYI from the coding sequence ATGGACGTGTCAAGCGATGGGTTTCCTCTTGAAGAACGGCCCAGTGGgtatcctgggaacgagactaaCAGCAGGGTGAACGAGACGGGCGCGAGAGAACAACAGGATAAGGAGATTGGGATTCTATACGCGCAAACAACAGGGCAGATGGACAGTATAATAGCACAAGATGCTTTGGATGCATCCTGCAGTTGCGAGGTGTGTGGTTACAGGGTGGCTTACAAGTCTCAGCTAACCAAACACATGAGGaagcatacaggtgagaaaccctacaaatgtgacctatgtgactattctgctgcacagaaatgctCTATAGACCAACACATGGCTAcgcacactggtgaaaaaccctacatgtgtgaccagtgtgactattctgcgtCACAGAAAGGCAGTTTAGATCGCCATAAGGGAAAACATAAAGGAcagaagccctacaaatgtaaacagtgtgactactctgctgCACTGAAACGCACTTTACACCAACACATGGCTAcgcacactggtgaaaaaccctacatgtgcggagagtgcgggtacaggacggctAGCAGGTCTGCTATAtctcgacatatgagaacccatagaggtgagaagccctacaaatgtgaccagtgcgactattctgctgcacggaaaggcactttagacaACCATATGAGAacgcatacaggtgagaaaccctacagatgtaaccaatgtgactattctgcttcgCAGATAGCGACTTTAGACTACCATaagagaacacatacaggtgagaaaccctacaaatgtaaccagtgtAACTATTCTGCTGCTCAGAAAGGCAGTTTAGACCTTCATATGAAAAAgcatacaggggagaaaccctacaaatgtgaccagtgtaacTACTCTGCTGCATTAAAAGGCAgtttagaccgacacatggctacacacactggagacaaaccctacatgtgtggagagtgcgggtacaggacggccGACAGTTCTCACCTATCCGTGCATATGAGAACACATTCAGGTGTtaaaccctataaatgtgaccagtgtgactattctgctgcacaaaaaGGTAATTTAGACGTACACGTCCTTAAACACagtggagaaaaaccctacatgtgtggagagtgttgGTTCAGAACGACTACAAAACGTAAtctatccgaacatatgagaactcatacaggtgagaaaccgttCAAATGTagccagtgtgactattcttcgGCACGGGGAAAGGATTTGAAACGTCACATTCTTAAACATACCAGAGAAACCCCtgcatgtgcggggagtgcggtTACAGGACAGCTTACAGAGCAACCTTTACagtacatatga
- the LOC136442690 gene encoding zinc finger protein 501-like: MDEPSSGVPLEELDTEHPGNETNSIVNETDTTVQQDKESEILLKETCGFNPPPHQTEDSSQVFAQTRTEHVQMDSTIAQNALDASCRCEVCGFRAAYKSQLTNHMRKHTGERPYKCDQCDYSAAKKSTLDNHISKHTGEKPYKCDLCDYSCAHKGHLGQHMAKHTGEKPYMCGECGYRTEYRSRLTVHMRRHTGDKPYKCKQCNYSAAQKGTLDYHMGTHTGEKPYKCDQCDYSAAKKGHLDQHVMAKHTEDKPYMCGECGYRTAIKSSLVQHIKRHTGEKLYKCDQCDYSAVRKGHLDQHMAKHTGEKPYMCGECGYRTNYRTAI; this comes from the coding sequence ATGGACGAGCCAAGCAGTGGGGTTCCTCTTGAAGAACTGGACACCGAgcatcctgggaacgagacaaaCAGCATAGTGAACGAGACCGACACGACAGTACAACAGGACAAGGAGAGTGAGATTCTGTTAAAAGAGACGTGCGGTTTTAACCCTCCCCCGCACCAGACCGAAGACTCATCACAAGTATTCGCGCAAACTCGAACAGAACATGTACAGATGGACAGTACAATAGCACAAAATGCTTTGGACGCATCCTGTAGGTGCGAAGTGTGCGGTTTCAGGGCGGCTTACAAGTCTCAGCTAACCAACCATATGAGAAAGCATACAGGGGagagaccctacaaatgtgaccagtgtgactattctgccgcAAAAAAAAGCACGTTAGACAACCATATTAGCAagcatacaggagagaaaccctacaaatgtgacctatGTGACTATTCTTGTGCACACAAAGGCCATCTGGGccaacacatggctaaacatactggagaaaaaccctacatgtgtggcgagtgcgggtacagaacgGAGTACAGATCTCGTCTGACAGTACATATGAGGCGTCATACAGGTGataaaccctacaaatgtaaacaatgtaactattctgctgcacagaaaggcactttagactACCATATgggaacccatacaggtgagaaaccctacaaatgtgaccagtgtgactattctgctgccaaGAAAGGTCATTTGGACCAACACgtcatggctaaacacactgaagacaaaccctacatgtgtggggagtgcgggtataGGACAGCCATTAAGTCTAGTCTAGTCCAACATATTAAAagacatacaggtgaaaagctctacaaatgtgaccagtgtgactattctgctgtacGGAAAGGCCACTTAGaccaacacatggctaaacatacTGGCGAAAAACCAtatatgtgtggggagtgcgggtacaggacgaATTACAGGACCGCCATATGA
- the LOC136442309 gene encoding zinc finger protein 37-like, with protein sequence MDEPSGGFPLEERPTGHPGNETNSRGNETVTTGQQGKESEILSEETGGFKPPPHQIDDSSQLYAQTRTGQMDSTIAQNALDKSYSCEVCGFRVAYKSQLTKHMRTHTGERPYKCDHCDYSAAKKSTLDNHISKHTGEKPYKCDQCDYSSAHKGHLGQHMAKHTGEKPYMCGECGYRTEYRFRLTVHMRRHTGDKPYRCNQCDYSASQKATLDYHMRTHTGEKPYKCNQCNYSAAQKGSLDLHMKKHTGEKPYKCDQCNYSAAAKGYLDRHVMAKHTGDKPYMCGECGFRTAYRWNLSEHMRMHTGDKRYKCDQCDYSTVRKGDLNKHVATHS encoded by the coding sequence ATGGACGAGCCAAGCGGTGGGTTTCCCCTTGAAGAACGGCCCACCGggcatcctgggaacgagacaaaCAGCAGAGGGAACGAGACTGTCACGACAGGACAACAGGGCAAGGAGAGTGAGATTCTGTCAGAAGAGACGGGCGGTTTTAAGCCTCCCCCACACCAGATCGACGACTCATCACAACTATACGCGCAAACTCGAACAGGACAGATGGACAGTACAATAGCACAAAATGCTTTGGATAAATCCTACAGTTGCGAGGTGTGCGGTTTCAGGGTGGCTTACAAGTCTCAGCTaaccaaacatatgagaacacatacaggggagagaccctacaaatgtgaccattgtgactattctgctgcaaaaAAAAGCACGTTAGACAACCATATTAGCAagcatacaggagagaaaccctacaaatgtgaccaatgtgactattctagtgcACACAAAGGCCATCTGGGccaacacatggctaaacatactggagaaaaaccctacatgtgtggcgagtgcgggtacaggacggaATACAGATTTCGTCTGACAGTACATATGAGGCGTCATACAGGTGATAAACCCTACAGAtgtaaccagtgtgactattctgcttcgCAGAAAGCGACTTTAGACTaccatatgagaacacatacaggtgagaaaccctacaaatgtaaccagtgtAACTATTCTGCTGCTCAGAAAGGCAGTTTAGACCTTCATATGAAAAAgcatacaggggagaaaccctacaaatgtgaccagtgtaacTACTCTGCTGCCGCGAAAGGTTATTTGGACCGACACgtcatggctaaacacaccggagacaaaccctacatgtgtggagagtgcgggtttAGGACGGCTTACAGGTGGAacctatccgaacatatgagaatgCATACAGGTGACAAGCGCTACAAAtgcgaccagtgtgattattccacTGTTCGAAAAGGTGATTTAAACAAACACGTGGCTACACACTCGTGA
- the LOC136442691 gene encoding zinc finger protein 431-like: MDLPSDGFPLEERPSGYPGNETNSRVNETGAREQQDKEIGILYAQTTGQMDSIIAQDALDASCSCEVCGYMVAYKSQLTKHMRKHTGEKPYKCDLCDYSAAQKCSIDQHMATHTGEKPYMCDQCDYSASQKGSLDRHKGKHKGQKPYKCKQCDYSAALKRTLHQHMATHTGEKPYMCGECGYRTASRSAISRHMRTHRGEKPYKCDQCDYSAARKGTLDNHMRTHTGEKPYRCNQCDYSASQKATLDYHMRTHTGEKPYKCNQCNYSAAQKGSLDLHMKKHTGEKPYKCDQCNYSAALKGSLDRHMATHTGDKPYMCGECGYRTADSSHLSVHMRTHSGVKVKPYKCDQCDYSAAQKGNLDVHVLKHSGEKPYMCGECWFRTTTKRNLSEHMRTHTDEKPYKSDQCDFSAEFDLT; this comes from the exons ATGGACCTGCCAAGCGATGGGTTTCCTCTTGAAGAACGGCCAAGTGGgtatcctgggaacgagactaaCAGCAGGGTGAACGAGACGGGCGCGAGAGAACAACAGGATAAGGAGATTGGGATTCTATACGCGCAAACAACAGGACAGATGGACAGTATAATAGCACAAGATGCTTTGGATGCATCCTGCAGTTGCGAGGTGTGTGGTTACATGGTGGCTTACAAGTCTCAGCTAACCAAACACATGAGGaagcatacaggtgagaaaccctacaaatgtgacctatgtgactattctgctgcacagaaatgctCTATAGACCAACACATGGCTACGCACACTGGtgaaaagccctacatgtgtgaccagtgtgactattctgcgtCACAGAAAGGCAGTTTAGATCGCCATAAGGGAAAACATAAAGGAcagaagccctacaaatgtaaacagtgtgactattctgctgcactgaaaCGCACTTTACACCAACACATGGCTAcgcacactggtgaaaaaccctacatgtgcggagagtgcgggtacaggacggctAGCAGGTCTGCTATAtctcgacatatgagaacccatagaggtgagaagccctacaaatgtgaccagtgcgactattctgctgcacggaaaggcactttagacaACCATATGAGAacgcatacaggtgagaaaccctacagatgtaaccaatgtgactattctgcttcgCAGAAAGCGACTTTAGACTaccatatgagaacacatacaggtgagaaaccctacaaatgtaaccagtgtAACTATTCTGCTGCTCAGAAAGGCAGTTTAGACCTTCATATGAAAAAgcatacaggggagaaaccctacaaatgtgaccagtgtaacTACTCTGCTGCATTAAAAGGCAgtttagaccgacacatggctacacacactggagacaaaccctacatgtgtggagagtgcgggtacaggacggccGACAGTTCTCACCTATCCGTGCATATGAGAACACATTCAGGTGTTAAAGTtaaaccctataaatgtgaccagtgtgactattctgctgcacaaaaaGGTAATTTAGACGTACACGTCCTTAAACACagtggagaaaaaccctacatgtgtggagagtgttgGTTCAGAACGACTACAAAACGTAAtctatccgaacatatgagaactcatacag acGAGAAACCCTATAAAagtgaccagtgcgacttttcTGCTGAATTCGACTTAACATAA